From Streptomyces sp. CMB-StM0423, a single genomic window includes:
- a CDS encoding glucose-6-phosphate isomerase family protein: MPSYASPPIEPSLITFDPRAGGMSPSGPVLTRRMSDLDGLFADGDAWRAAVRDGGDPVVYDVASSPVPEAEGELPQSITTIRPGTVGGEFHMTKGHQHPNPQGEIYLGLAGTGGLLLFDGDRPRWIDMYPGAIGYIPPGWAHRSVNTGDEPYRFLAVYPGNAGHDYGWVLDHGMGYRVRRAPDGAPPLLVPFTASSPSTSPSNQE; this comes from the coding sequence GTGCCGTCCTACGCATCGCCCCCCATCGAGCCGAGTCTCATCACCTTCGATCCGCGGGCCGGCGGCATGAGCCCGTCGGGCCCGGTGCTCACCCGGCGCATGTCCGATCTCGACGGCCTCTTCGCCGACGGCGACGCCTGGCGCGCCGCGGTACGGGACGGCGGTGACCCCGTCGTGTACGACGTCGCCTCCTCGCCCGTGCCGGAGGCGGAGGGCGAGCTGCCGCAGTCGATCACCACGATCCGGCCGGGCACGGTCGGCGGCGAGTTCCACATGACCAAGGGGCACCAGCACCCCAACCCGCAGGGCGAGATCTACCTCGGCCTCGCCGGCACCGGCGGGCTGCTGCTCTTCGACGGCGACCGGCCGCGGTGGATCGACATGTACCCGGGCGCCATCGGCTACATCCCGCCGGGCTGGGCGCACCGCAGCGTCAACACCGGCGACGAGCCGTACCGCTTCCTGGCCGTCTACCCCGGCAACGCCGGCCACGACTACGGCTGGGTCCTCGACCACGGCATGGGCTACCGCGTCCGGCGCGCCCCGGACGGCGCCCCGCCGCTGCTGGTCCCCTTCACCGCTTCGTCCCCCAGCACGTCCCCTAGCAACCAGGAGTAG
- a CDS encoding GntR family transcriptional regulator, which produces MQSSIDRSSLLPFYHQLKQILLGEMESRELKPGDRLPGDHELCERYGVSRTVVRQALAELESEGVIERIKGRGTFVAHPKTPEGLVQSLTGLYEDVAARGGHLRSQVRRLAVVPADAQVAGALDVPPGHPVIVIERLRFVEEEPWVLTITHVPQEVAPGLVDEDLTQESLYALLEGRYGVRLVQGRRSVEAAVASAELARSLGVNRGAPVLVLRSVSVGEQGRPVESFVAFHRGDRSRFEVELSRQQGAPPRPLMIVTD; this is translated from the coding sequence ATGCAGTCAAGTATCGATCGTTCGTCGCTGCTCCCCTTCTACCACCAGCTCAAGCAGATTCTCCTGGGCGAGATGGAGAGCCGCGAGCTGAAGCCCGGCGACCGGCTGCCGGGGGACCACGAGCTGTGCGAACGCTACGGGGTCTCCCGGACGGTCGTCCGCCAGGCCCTCGCGGAGCTGGAGTCCGAAGGGGTCATCGAGCGGATCAAGGGCCGCGGCACCTTCGTCGCCCACCCCAAGACCCCCGAGGGCCTGGTCCAGTCCCTCACCGGGCTGTACGAGGACGTCGCCGCCCGCGGCGGCCACCTGCGCAGCCAGGTCCGCCGGCTCGCAGTGGTCCCGGCGGACGCGCAGGTCGCGGGGGCCCTGGACGTACCGCCGGGGCATCCGGTGATCGTCATCGAGCGGCTGCGGTTCGTCGAGGAGGAGCCGTGGGTGCTCACGATCACCCACGTCCCGCAGGAGGTCGCCCCGGGGCTGGTCGACGAGGACCTGACCCAGGAGTCGCTGTACGCGCTGCTGGAGGGCCGGTACGGGGTGCGCCTCGTGCAGGGCCGGCGCTCGGTGGAGGCGGCGGTGGCCTCCGCGGAACTGGCGCGCAGCCTCGGCGTCAACCGGGGCGCCCCGGTGCTCGTGCTGCGCAGCGTCAGCGTCGGCGAGCAGGGCCGCCCGGTGGAGAGCTTCGTCGCCTTCCACCGCGGCGACCGCAGCCGCTTCGAGGTGGAGCTGTCCCGGCAGCAGGGCGCCCCGCCCCGCCCCCTGATGATCGTCACCGACTGA
- a CDS encoding mucin-5B encodes MTSTSPPPARSRGLAVRSRRAGLALAAGALALTPALQGGTATASAAPEGADAASAVEWQLLHEEDFADPLDPGGASWSRETYDEPFDTIMDDDGQWYRNDYGPAWEEAMDSFDTYRKEFPVGDGGWLTASLSGRDWNKDGEIEQPPSITNGTAGGEPVARLDVPDHTGGAILRPTEQLPDEYRIEYKLKTLDFGGKRNGSIEYGGRINGYDADGCKTQHPWGEGSNSPGWEGDASAPYCEWQDVREGPYGYNGFHYMSIVDFPDPAPRNNHFWHYRRKVLMDSFAQHPDRVGGGTGGRICDASTGQYYDYKDSSFNTVNMWISGMPNWTPGQGGLAGNSQWFMSSCSGGVAEQQLSSAGELQPELMPDEDYTFAIERDATGYTLEAGGNFARSGEQTFRFHRPFVVNNAPIWHYNTKPEEYDGRFDGDLVQNDKNGSTTWPDQWPQGSAYPDSFVIGDLYTNVYEGSAGLTDLKMFVPAD; translated from the coding sequence ATGACGTCTACGTCCCCACCCCCCGCACGCTCCCGCGGCCTCGCCGTCCGCTCCCGCCGCGCGGGCCTCGCGCTCGCTGCCGGCGCCCTGGCGCTCACCCCCGCCCTCCAGGGCGGCACGGCGACGGCCTCGGCCGCGCCGGAGGGCGCTGACGCCGCCTCCGCCGTGGAGTGGCAACTGCTGCACGAGGAGGACTTCGCCGACCCGCTGGACCCCGGTGGCGCGTCCTGGTCCCGCGAGACCTACGACGAGCCGTTCGACACGATCATGGACGACGACGGCCAGTGGTACCGCAACGACTACGGCCCGGCATGGGAGGAGGCGATGGACTCCTTCGACACGTACCGCAAGGAATTCCCGGTCGGCGACGGCGGCTGGCTGACGGCCTCGCTCTCGGGCCGCGACTGGAACAAGGACGGCGAGATCGAGCAGCCGCCGTCGATCACCAACGGCACCGCGGGCGGCGAGCCCGTCGCCCGGCTCGACGTCCCCGACCACACCGGCGGCGCCATCCTGCGGCCGACCGAGCAGTTGCCGGACGAGTACCGCATCGAGTACAAGCTCAAGACGCTGGACTTCGGCGGCAAGCGCAACGGCTCCATCGAGTACGGAGGACGGATCAACGGGTACGACGCCGACGGCTGCAAGACGCAGCACCCCTGGGGCGAGGGCTCGAACAGCCCCGGCTGGGAGGGCGACGCCTCGGCGCCGTACTGCGAGTGGCAGGACGTCCGCGAGGGCCCGTACGGCTACAACGGCTTCCACTACATGTCGATCGTCGACTTCCCCGACCCCGCGCCCCGCAACAACCACTTCTGGCACTACCGCCGCAAGGTGCTCATGGATTCCTTCGCCCAGCACCCCGACCGCGTCGGCGGCGGCACCGGCGGGCGGATCTGCGACGCCTCGACCGGGCAGTACTACGACTACAAGGACAGCAGCTTCAACACCGTCAACATGTGGATCAGCGGGATGCCCAACTGGACCCCGGGACAGGGCGGGCTCGCCGGGAACTCGCAGTGGTTCATGTCGAGCTGCTCCGGCGGCGTCGCCGAGCAGCAGCTCTCCTCCGCGGGCGAGCTGCAGCCGGAGCTGATGCCGGACGAGGACTACACGTTCGCCATCGAGCGCGACGCCACCGGATACACCCTGGAGGCCGGCGGCAACTTCGCCCGCTCCGGCGAGCAGACGTTCCGCTTCCACCGGCCGTTCGTCGTGAACAACGCGCCGATCTGGCACTACAACACCAAGCCGGAGGAGTACGACGGCCGGTTCGACGGCGACCTGGTGCAGAACGACAAGAACGGCAGCACCACCTGGCCGGACCAGTGGCCGCAGGGCTCCGCCTACCCCGACTCGTTCGTGATCGGCGACCTCTACACCAACGTCTACGAGGGCAGCGCCGGCCTCACCGACCTGAAGATGTTCGTGCCGGCCGACTGA
- a CDS encoding substrate-binding domain-containing protein translates to MISTRTAAALAAGLLTATALAGCSSDDSGGDGSYTVGVANFTLSGPYFNGMDKAIEARAKKKGVEVRSTDAGGDAAKLAANVDDLLAKGVDAVIVSGGPLESAPAVLNAIKAAGKPAVLVDRKFQTGDYTSWIGPDNEAIGKQNGDFLLERLPDGGKVAIIKGGPADNSIGLARTGGVKQALDGAPGIELVEAPDYGDWTTDGGLKVMEGLLAAHSGIDAVFCENDAMCLGAQRAVADAGREKDIVLAGVDGQTEAVKAILDGTNYLVTGLNDADEIGSLGLDRTLAVLDGEETEKDTVVPSPMVTEDNAKKYYDPDGNF, encoded by the coding sequence ATGATCTCCACCCGTACGGCCGCGGCCCTCGCCGCCGGCCTCCTCACCGCCACGGCGCTGGCCGGCTGCTCCTCCGACGACTCCGGCGGGGACGGCTCGTACACCGTGGGCGTCGCCAACTTCACCCTCAGCGGCCCCTACTTCAACGGCATGGACAAGGCGATCGAGGCGCGGGCCAAGAAGAAGGGCGTCGAGGTCCGCTCCACCGACGCCGGCGGCGACGCCGCCAAGCTCGCCGCCAACGTCGACGACCTGCTCGCCAAGGGCGTGGACGCGGTGATCGTCTCCGGCGGCCCGCTGGAGTCGGCGCCCGCGGTGCTGAACGCCATCAAGGCCGCGGGCAAGCCGGCCGTACTGGTCGACCGGAAGTTCCAGACGGGCGACTACACGAGCTGGATCGGCCCGGACAACGAGGCCATCGGCAAGCAGAACGGCGACTTCCTGCTGGAGCGGCTGCCCGACGGCGGCAAGGTCGCGATCATCAAGGGCGGCCCCGCGGACAACAGCATCGGCCTGGCCCGTACCGGCGGCGTGAAGCAGGCACTCGACGGCGCGCCCGGTATCGAGCTGGTCGAGGCGCCGGACTACGGCGACTGGACCACCGACGGCGGGCTGAAGGTCATGGAGGGCCTGCTCGCCGCGCACTCCGGGATCGACGCGGTGTTCTGCGAGAACGACGCGATGTGTCTGGGCGCGCAGCGCGCCGTGGCCGACGCCGGGCGCGAGAAGGACATCGTGCTGGCCGGCGTGGACGGCCAGACCGAGGCCGTGAAGGCGATCCTCGACGGCACCAACTACCTGGTCACCGGGCTCAACGACGCGGACGAGATCGGCAGCCTCGGCCTCGACCGCACCCTGGCCGTCCTCGACGGCGAGGAGACCGAGAAGGACACCGTCGTGCCCTCGCCGATGGTGACCGAGGACAACGCGAAGAAGTACTACGACCCCGACGGGAACTTCTGA